The following are from one region of the Desmospora profundinema genome:
- a CDS encoding ectoine synthase, whose translation MIVRYLDEIVGTDGEVSGETWISRRLLLKKDGCGFSLHDTIIKAGTVTNMWYKNHIEAVYCIEGEGEVETVDDGKVYPLKAGSLYTLDGHEKHQLRAKTQMRMICVFNPPVSGNETHDKDGAYPLVD comes from the coding sequence ATGATTGTACGCTACCTGGATGAAATCGTGGGCACCGACGGCGAAGTATCGGGGGAAACCTGGATCAGCCGCCGGCTCCTTTTGAAAAAAGACGGTTGCGGCTTCTCCCTGCATGACACCATCATCAAGGCCGGAACCGTGACGAATATGTGGTACAAAAACCACATCGAAGCGGTCTACTGCATCGAGGGGGAGGGGGAAGTGGAAACCGTGGACGACGGCAAGGTTTACCCCCTCAAAGCGGGCTCCCTCTACACCCTCGACGGCCATGAAAAACACCAGCTTCGAGCCAAGACCCAAATGCGGATGATCTGTGTGTTTAATCCTCCCGTAAGCGGGAATGAAACCCATGACAAGGACGGGGCTTACCCCCTCGTCGACTAA